The DNA sequence atGTTGAGCTGTCTGGCTGTATGTTAAGCTGTctgttgagctgtctgtctgttgagctgtctgtatgttgagctgtctgtatgttgagctgtctgtctgttgagctgtctgtatgttgagctgtctgtctgttgagctgtctgtatgttgagctgtctgtctgttgagctgtctgtatgttgagctgtctgtctgttgagctgtctgtatgttgagctgtctgtctgttgagctgtctgtctgttgagctgtctgtctgttgagctgtctgtctgtctgtagagaaaGACAAAGGCAGTATCTACAGCTGAGATCTGCTCAGAGAGGGTTTCCTTTCGTATTGACTCTCGACAAACACATAAATCAACTTGTATTAGTTATAGACGTACAGATAAGTAATATAATATTGATTGTTGGTGATATACTAACAAAAGGTTAAGAAAGGGTATCATAGGAAATCATATAATTGTCATAATTGCTAGATTCACATGGATCATTAACCAAACAAAGTGCAGAGTGAGTTCTAGAATCAGAAGGGGCAACTTGTACTTTCCAGAAGACAGACCGGGCCATCGGTaaactgttacatacagtaggtaAATGTTGATCATgagtccctccctgtctccttgtctgtgtgtgtgtgcaggctgaAGCGTGACAAACATGActgtcagtcacacacactcacacatgagCATGGAGACACATTGTGGAAAGCATTCTGTGTATCTCTGAGAGGAAGAAGCACTGGGAGAATCTTCGTGAGTAGGCCTAACCAGTAGGCCTAACCAGTAGGCATAACCAGCTGATAGTGACAGGGCAGACACAAACTCCTCTGGCTGAAGTATTGCATCAGTAATctattattttgttgttgttagagTCTAGTACAGAAGTTGGACATAGTTGCTGAACACAACTGGAGTATTTTCCTTTAAGACTGGAGCAGCTTTTCTAACTGTGAGTAACTAGAACTGGTATTAGCTACTACTGTACTGTGGGGTTGAGAGGGTGCAGGACAGGAGAAGCTCTGATGTGGGCCTTCTGGTATTACTGTACTGTGGGGTTGAGTGAGAGAGGCTTGCATGTGTTTTGTAAATTGCACTCcttcctagagagagagagagagagagagagagagagagagagagagagagagagagactgtagagcgagagagatggagagagagagagagagagagaggcttgcaTGTGTTTTGTAAATTGCACTCcttcctagagagagagagagagagagagagagagagagagagagagagagagagagagagactgtagagcgagagagatgggagagagagagagagagagagagaggcttgcaTGTGTTTTGTAAATTGCACTCcttcctagagagagagagagagagagagagagagagagagagagagagagagagactgtagagagagagagagaggagagagagactgcactccttcctagagagagagagagagagagagctgtagagagagagagagagaggagagagagagatggagagagagagagagagagagggagagggagagagaggcttgcATGTGTTTTGTAAATGGCACTCcttcctagagagagagagagagagagagagagagagactgtagagagagagagagagagggagagagagtctgtggagagaaagaaagaaagagagagagagagagtgtgccatcacagcagcaagatttgtgacctgttgccacgagaaaagggcaaccagtgaagaacaaacaccactgtaaatacacccatatttatgcttatttattttatcttgtgtcctttaaccatttgtacattgttaaaacactgtatatatatataatatgacatttgtaatgtctttactgttttgaaacttctgtatgtgtaatgtttactgttaatttttgttgtttttcactttatatattcactttgtatgttgtctacctcacttgctttggcaatgttaacacatgtttcccatgccaataaagcccttgaattgaattgaattgagagagagagagagagagaacccttaTTTATGTTCGCTTTTGTACTTtaaatatttgcacataatatgacatttcaaatgtctttattcttctgTGAATGTGatgtttacctttattttttaattgtttatttcacttttgtttattatctacttcacttgctttggcaatgttaacatatatttcccatgccaataaagccctttaaattgaattgagttaGCTAACCAGCTCATCTGTTAAAACGTATGATGTAATGTATACTCTTATGGGGAAAAAACGTgctaactacaacctaaaagggttcgtctgctgtccccatagcagaaccATTTGAAGAACGTTTTAGATGTCGATACAGAAGGCTTTTCCCCCAGAGCCTTGTGTCTGTGTCTTTCAATCCACATGCAGCCTGTATACACATGGTATGCTCGTCACCGTAGGTGATCctatttgtttatgtgtgtgtgtgtgtgtgtgtgtgtgtgtttgtgtgtgtgtgtgtatgagtttgtgtgtgtgtgcgtgcgtgtgcacgcgtgcgtgcatgcgtgtgtgtgtgtgtgtgcgtgtgtgtgcatgtgcgcgcgtgagtgcgtgtgtgtgtgtgtgtgtgtgtgtgtgtaagggtgttTGTTTATGAGTCTGTTGTATACTTACAGTAGGTCCATATATGAAAGCTGTTGAAAAGTTAACCGTTTACAGTAATGAGAGGCAACTGTAAAATACTCACCTGCCATCTTCATCTCATGGATTAGATCTTCGTCATCGCAAAGTGGAAACACCACATTCATactaattgtgttgctgtaccaagtcgtgtgtgtttctatgttatGACAATATATTCATactaattgtgttgctgtaccaagtcgtgtgtgtttctatgttatGACAATATATTCATactaattgtgttgctgtaccaagtcgtgtgtgtctctatgttatgACAATATATTCATactaattgtgttgctgtaccaagtcgtgtgtgtctctatgttatgAGAATATATTCATactaattgtgttgctgtaccaagtcgtgtgtgtctctatgttatgACAATATATTCATactaattgtgttgctgtaccaagtcgtgtgtgtctctatgttatgACAATATATTCATactaattgtgttgctgtaccaagtcgtgtgtgtctctatgttatgACAATATATTCATactaattgtgttgctgtaccaagtcgtgtgtgtctctatgttatgACAATATATTCATACTAATTGGGTTGCTGTACCAAgtcgtgtgtgtctctgtgtattatCGTTAGGGTTGCTAAGATACCCGTAATTTATGAAAGTTACCAGAAttaattttggtaattaacagaaaatctatggAAATCTATTGTGactttggtcatttatacttcaataactttaaaaaaatgtattattcatAGACAGCATAATATTAATTTTGTTTCTATGTGTCCATATTGtacatgagtttctagtagatatgGTTCAAACCAGATGGTTCGAGATAATTGACAAATGAATgaaaaaaagcatctaatcaacgaTAGCATTATTCTCAATTAACTCTTCCAATTAGTTACTTTTTCCCCCCAGAATTGACACTAGTTTGACAGCAAatacatattgacatagtaaaataaatataagtatgtaaaaaaaaagaatttaaatatatttcatgctgaaaccttcatattaaacaccaatggtattcactaaatttatggtttatatttaggatgaTGTTTTATAGGTTTGTCattcaattattttattttttaatcatctgattcatttatttcattttttgtaCATGTGATAGgaccacacagagggccagagactattagacacctgtgataatctgaagtatcCAAAAGGTGCCACTAGATGTAttgtgatagattacataaaatccttgaaagataccacaattctggtagtttactggtaaacttttgaaagtttccagtaatatatcCTCCCCAGTTATCATATCCTGTTGCCATGACCTATCCAAATAGGACAATAACTTCTCAATGGATCACTAACTACCTGTTGGAACAGCTCAGACATCAATCACTATCTCCTCGTCCTCATGTGAAAAGGACAAAacatccctcttcctccactcctccctctcttatcTTGGCATTTAGGAAAGACACATATGAAGGAATTATGGGTATTATGCCAAAATGAGCTTCAGATTCCAGCTGCGGCATTCATGCATATGCGTTTATAAGCAAGTAAACAGAGACATTTAGTCatagagtgttggagtgttggagtgttagaatgttggagtgttggagtgttggagtgtttaGCCATAGCCTTAGTGTGAAGAGTTATACAATTGGCTAATACAGTTTTATCATTACTATCCCACTTTagcttctatgtgtgtgtgtgtgtgtgtgtgtgtgtgtgtgtgtgtgtgtgtgtgtgtgtgtgcgcatatcaGTAAACCTCTGTATCTTCCTCAGATCTGTTTATGAACAAAGATGGCTACCTTCACCAACCACTCAACCAATGAGAGCAGCGAGCAAAACTGCCGCTGTCGCTTCAAGGAGGACTTCAAGTACATCCTGCTTCCTGTCAGCTACACTCTGGTCTTCGTGATTGGCCTAGCCCTGAACTTCACGGCCATGTACGTGATCCTGTTCCGTACAAAACTCTGGAAGCCCTCCACAGTGTACATGTTCAACCTGACAGTGTGCGACACCCTCTACATCCTCACTCTACCCTTCCTAATCTACTACTACGCCGACGAGAACGACTGGCCCTTCAGTGAGCCGTTCTGCAAACTCATCCGCTTCCTGTTCTACGCTAACCTTTACGGTTCCATCCTGTTCCTGTGCTGCATCAGCCTGCACCGCTTTCTGGGTGTGTGTTACCCGATTAGGTCCCTGAGCTGGGTCAGCGCCAGGAGAGCCCGGCTGGTGTCTGTGGCGGTGTGGGCGTGTGTGTTGATGTGCCAGGCTCCCGTTCTCTACTTCTCACGGACCAGGGACGAGGGAACGGAGAGGGTGTGTTTCGACACCACCAGTCCAGAGTTATTTCATGACTTCCTGGTGTACAGCTTAGTGGTGTCTATGCTGCTGTTTGCCTTCCCTttcatggtggtgatggtgtgctATGGACTGATGGTGAGGAAGCTTCTGGAGCCCACCTGGGGGGCAGGGGGGAGCCAGTCGAGGGGAGTTGGGAGGATCGCTCCTCATCGCTCCAAACAGAAGTCTGTGAAGATGATAATCATCGTGTTAGCAGCGTTCATGCTGTGTTTCCTACCCTTCCACCTGACCAGAAGTCTGTACTACTTCCTCAGATACCTGGAGCAGATGGATCCCTCCCAGGTACAGTTCCACAACCACTGGAAAACTACGCTTTTAAAGGCTCTGCCTGGCTTCACCTTTCACCCAAGGTGCAGGAGGCTGGCTCCAGGTAGATTCACCTTTCACCCAAGGTGCAGGCTGGCTCCAGGTAGATTCACCTTTCACCCAAGGTGCAGGCTGGCTCCAGGTAGATTCACCTTTCACCCAAGGTGCAGGAGGCTGGCTCCAGGTAGATTCACCTTTCACCCAAGGTGCAGGAGGCTGGCTCCAGGTAGATTCATCTTTCACCCAAGGTGCAGGAGGCTGGCTCCAGGTAGATTCACCTTTCACCCAAGGTGCAGGAGGCTGGCTCCAGCTGGCTCAGGCTCAATTCAACCACTGCTATTATGATTGTTGATATTGTCATTATCCTTGATATATAAAGGTCATTGCCACATCGAGAGGATATCTGCAGCATTTACCTTTCAATCATTTGTTCCTGTATTCATCCCCAGGTGAGCTGTGAGCTGCTGAAGGCGTCCAGCCTGGCCTATATGGTGACACGCCCCCTGGCCAGCGCCAACAGCTGTGTGGATCCTGTCCTTTACTTCATGGCTGGGCAAGGTTTCCGTAGTAACCTCGGCAACAAAAATCCGAGCATCGCCAAGGAAACCAGGAAGCGTGATGGCGGCCCTTTCGAAGCAGCTCTGACTGTCAGGAGAGTCAATCTATGTACTGAATAGCTATGGAACCGAGTGAACTCTATTGGACAAACACACTGGAAGGATGACTGGTTCCTCTAAACTGAATATTATTTAGCCCATATTATTAGCCTGTTTGAAGGAGAATGTATGTCATGATATTTTATTGAATGTTCTTTCCCTGACTGGTAAATACTGGGAGATTACAACATACAATAGAAATACCAGATGTCTTACTTGAAAGTGAGAGGGGAATACAGTAACTCATTGAAAGTGAGAGGGGAATACAGTAACTCATTGAAAGTGAGAGGGGAATACAGTAACTCATTGATTGTGAGAGGGGAATACAGTAACTCATTGATTGTGAGAGGGGAATACAGTAACTCATTGAAAGTGAGAGGGGAATACAGTAACTCATTGAAAGTGAGAGGGGAATACAGTAACTCATTGAAAGTGAGAGGGAATACAGTAACTCATTGATTGTGAGATGGGAATACAGTAACTCATTGAAAGTGAGAGGGGAATACAGTAACTCATTGAAAGTGAGAGGGGAATACAGTAACTCATTGATTGTGAGAGGGGAATACAGTAACTCATTGAAAGTGAGAGGGGAATACAGTAACTCATTGATTGTGAGAGGGGAATACAGTAACTCATTGAAAGTGAGAGGGGAATACAGTAACTCATTGATTGTGAGAGGGGAATACAGTAACTCATTGAAAGTGAGAGGGGAATACAGTAACTCATTGATTGTGAGAGGGGAATACAGTAACTCATTGATTGTGAGAGGGGAATACAGTAACTCATTGAAAGTGAGAGGGGAATACAGTAACTCATTGAAAGTGAGAGGGGAATACAGTAACTCATTGAAAATGAGAGGGGAATACAGTAACTCATTGATTGTGAGAGGTGAATACAGTAACTCATTGAAAGTGAGAGGGGAATACAGTAACTCATTGATTGTGAGAGGGGAATACAGTAACTCATTGAAAGTGAGAGGGGAATACAGTAACTCATTGAAAGTGAGAGGGGAATACAGTAACACATTGAAAGTGAGAGGGGAATACAGTAACTCATTGAAAGTGAGAGGGGAATACAGTAACTCATTGATTGTGAGAGGGGAATACAGTAACTCATTGAAAGTGAGAGGGGAATACAGTAACTCATTGAAAGTGAGAGGGGAATACAGTAACTCATTGAAAGTGAGAGGGGAATACAGTAACTCATTGAAAGTGAGAGGGGAATACAGTAACTCATTGAAAGTGAGAGGGGAATACAGTAACTCATTGAAAGTGAGAGGGGAATACAGTAACTCATTGATTGACATCTGACTTAGCTAAGGAAGCTAAAGACAGGAAGAAATACATTGGTTGACGCTGAGGGTGTAGAGAGAATAGATGCTGTTATAACATGTCAGGGACGTTAGTGATACTGTAATCACAATAAACAGTAAATATATATTTAGGGGCCGCTGATTGTAGTGTATCTAACAAACCTTTCTTCAGGattacatacaccacacacagactGTAAATCAGTCTTAAGAGGACCTCCTCGTAAGAGCATTCAGAGAAAGTTGTTCAGCTCCAGGCATGACTTGGGCAGGTTTTTGGGTGTGTCTGGAAAGTCATGAATTAACATCCCAAAGACTCACAGATGGAGCTGGATATAATCCAGACAGAGAGCTTTATAGAAGCAACACAGGCTCACTGCTAGCTGGCACAACTACAAATTACTAAGAAAAAAACTCATGCTTAACCCCtaagagtctaagccctgtctaagccggagggagaaggaggggtgcATTTTTTAAGGATCATTTAGCTTTTTGATTTTGAATTGTAAGACCCCTTGAACTATCAAAAAATAGAAATGCATTAAATAACAGATTCATGACAACAGAGTCCCCCACAAAAAacctaaaggaagtttgttctgatgTGTCTTTCATATCTGAACGATATAAGATCAGGAaacatgtgtttgtatgtgttttttTGGACATGTATTTAAGCCCTTATTTTTGACACTAGTCGCCATATACTCTACTGGTCAAAtgtttaagaacacctactcattcaagcgtttttctttgtttttactattttctactttgtagaataatagtgaatacatcaaaactatgaaataacacatatgtaatcatgttgtaaccaacaaagtgttgtaaccaaaaaaacatattttatatttgagattcttcaaatagcaaccctttgacttgatgacagctttgcacacttggcattctctcaaccagcttcacctggaatgcttttccaacagccttgaaggagttcccacatatgctgagcacatgctGGCTGCtttttccttcttcttctcttccttcttcttccttcttctttccttcctttccttcggtccgactcatcccaaaccatctcaattgggttgaggtcgggggattgtggagtccaggtcatctaatgcagcacacCATCGCTCTCCTTCTTGATAAAATAGCCCTTGCCCAGCCtcgaggtgtgttgggtcattgtcctgttgaaaaactaattattgtcccactaagcccaaaccagatgggatggagtattgctgcagaattctgtggtagccatgcaggtgagccttaaattctaaataaatcacagacagtcacaccagcaaagcaccctcacaccataaCACCCACCCCATGcctcacggtgggaaatacacatgcagagatttatttatttattatttcacctttacagtgccttgcgaaagtattcgagcccccttgaactttgcgaccttttgccacatttcaggcttcaaacataaagatataaaactgtatttttttgtgaagaatcaacaacaagtgggacacaatcatgaagtggaacgacatttattggatatttcaaacttttttaacaaatcaaactgaaaaattgggcgtgcaaaattattcagcccctttactttcagtgcagcaaactctctccagaagttcagtgaggatctctgaatgatccaatgttgacctaaatgactaatgatgataaatacaatccacctgtgtgtaatcaagtctccgtataaatgcacctgcactgtgatagtctcagaggtccgttaaaagcgcagagagcatcatgaagaacaaggaacacaccaggcaggtccgagatactgttgtgaagaagtttaaagtcgGATTTgtatacaaaaagatttcccaagctttaaacatcccaaggagcactgtgcaagcgataatattgaaatggaaggagtatcagaccactgcaaatctaccaagacctggccgtccctctaaactttcagctcatacaaggagaagactgatcaaagatgcagccaagaggtccatgatcactctggatgaactgcagagatctacagctgaggtgggagactctgtccataggacaacaatcagtcgtatattgcacaaatctggcctttatggatgagtggcaagaagaaagccatttcttaaagatatccataaaaagtgtcgtttaaagtttgccacaagccacaccaaacatgtggaagaaggtgctctggtcagatgaaaccaaaattgaactttttggcaacaatgcaaaacattatgttttgcGAAGgccaacacagctcatcaccctgaacacaccatccccactgtcaaacatggtggtggcagcatcatggtttgggcctgcttttcttcagcagggacagggagatggttaaaattgatgggaagatggatggagccaaatacaggaccattctggaagaaaacctgatggagtctgcaaaagacctgagacttgaaatttgtcttccaacaagacaatgatccaaaacataaagcaaaatctacaatggaatggttcaaaaataaacatatccaggtgttagaatggccaagtcaaagtccagacctgaatccaatcgagaatctgtggaaagaactgaaaactgctgttcacaaatgctctccatccaacctcactgagctcgagctgttttgcaaggaggaatgggaaaaaatttcagtctctcaatgtgcaaaactgattgagacataccccaagcgacttacagctgtaatcgcagcaaaaggtggcgctacaaagtattaacttaagggggctgaataattttgcacgcccaatttttcagtttttgatttgttaaaaaagtttgaaatatccaataaatgtcgttccacttcatgattgtgttccacttgttgttgattcttcacaaaaaaatacagttttatatctttatgtttgaagcctgaaatgtggcaaaaggtcgcaaagttcaagggggccgaatactttcaaaggcactgtatttagatttgtttaacacttttttggttactatataaTTCGATGTGtcctttcatagttttgatgtcttcatagttttgatgtctacaatgtagaaaatagtaaaagaacaacccttgaatgagtaggttgaccggtagtgtatttcCATATGTTTTTAACTGGTACCAGGtggaccttcagatgagtcttgtgagaCCTGTGGGCATCCAAGAGCAAAACAAccaatatgtactgtacatgtcgaAGGGTCTCACCTTTACACAgggtgtgtagcccaaactgttctgaagctagacagaagttggcagatgggatgtaccgacttcagacgagtccaaaGACACGTTTACCGCTGAGCGTTCATGCAATATAACACAAAGCACACACAGACGACTCAAAATAAACCTCTCCTTTATTTCAAGAGTAAAAATATCATACAGAAAAATGTAATTATCATAATAAATACAATCTACAACGTAGAGAAGACGAGTTGTTTTCCTTTCTGCAACAGTTTATAACGTGTCATAATGAAACAGAACAGATAAAACATGGACATGTTCAACCAATAAAAAGAATCAAATCCAGATTCTGGTTCTGAACCGCAAAAACAGCAACGTACAGAATATAAAATAATAGTTCAAATGAATCATAATCATCATTATTATCCACCCTTTATAAAATGTAAACTGCAAAACCCAAACTGTGTTTCCACGGTCAAGCAGCTATGTCAGACACTAATCAAAAAGATATAtttaaataactaaataaaacaGAAGTAGAAAACACTTGAAATGCAGCTGAAGGAATAAGATTGAGATGGTCAGTCATGATTTTGTATTCCTGTGGTAATGTAGTTAGTTCCCTTTAGGAGGACTGTGAATACAGCATTTACCCAGACGACCCAGAGATGATAGGGTCTGTCTGCATGATCTCCTTGGAGGAGCAGGaacgtgtgtgtttatgtgtgtgtgtgtgtgtgtgtgtgtgtgtgtgtgtgcaggtgtgtgtgtgtaacaataaGTAACAACACTTGAATGAAAACTCTGAATAGTGTATCTGTAGTGCTTTATCTGTGCGGGCAAAAGAGCCGAGTTGATTATTCTACTAACTTAGCCTTTGTCTGTTGCTAGGCAATCGTCACAAGGCAGGAAGGGAGGTCATGGTTTGAGATAAATGCCACATGGAGTAGGATGCCACTGATCAATGGTCAGTGTAGCTGGGAGGGTCAACTGATCCTAGATATGTGACACGCCAGGAGAGAGGAAGTCACAGGACAAAGCACACCTCCCCCAAAATGTCTGGGACTGATTTAAGTGTGTCAAAAGAGGCACTGAAAATTACTGGCAAACCCACATCCTGACACTGTCCCTGACCCTTTCCCTGTCCCTGACtctgaccctgtccctgactctgaccctgtccctgactctgaccctgtccctgactctgaccctgtccctgactctgaccctgtctctgaccctgtccctgactctgaccctgtccctgactctgaccctgtccctgactctgtccctgactctgaccctgtccctgactctgaccctgtccctgaccctgtccctttccctgtccctgactctgaccctgtccctgactctgaccctgactctgacctTGTCCCTTTCCTTTCCAGGTCACGACCATCCTCTGTACACATCTAAGAGCTTCAATAAAAACAGGGCAATTCACCTTGTCTATTCACAGCcctatgtacatatacagtatacagccaTTTACACAGCCGTATGTACATATATACAGCCATTTACAGCTCAGTACTACACATTCAACTTTCATCAGAAGCTAAATTAAgctaaagtggaactgacagcgtttgaACTACTTtgtagatatgaaacaaacagaatcataatatcagtcaaaaatatcaaattcccagtttatgctacaaaaccaacttgataagaggttttaaaaataggttctatttgactcagcgttccatgacgtacactaaggcatcgttggcagaatagatggatgcattTCAATGCACGATTAATATAATTCACTAATGCATTTcttggtacattgtttgctgccttcAGTTTCAAAAACGGATGattgtaactaactaactaaccgggaatgtcaatacaatcacaCTCGCAacggcaatgatcacaagtcagtcataacgtggctaataggctagcgtatctattgatgtagcaagctaaaaaacacagagcctaacgctagctagctgctaggaggatgtcatgtcattggaggagcGGGTGAGTAAGAGTGACCTTTGCCCCTCATATTGTTTTCGGTGgctacacagctagagatgcaggtgtcatttagttagctagcaagaatgtgaatcgctttgctagctagctatcctGAACTTGAGCGACGTAttatccagttagcatatctctgTCGTTCGctaattcactctggctatctccTCTGATTTCAGAGCcctcttgtctgagtgtgccagagcacagaatagcTGATTCATTTATGAACGCACAACACCGGCTGAATATATGCAGTGTCAGTAAACATGGGCAAAAAAAGTAATACTTAGTTACGAACGCTCCAGATATCATGTAAACAAACAGCCTAgcaaccagctctgctagggcg is a window from the Oncorhynchus tshawytscha isolate Ot180627B linkage group LG14, Otsh_v2.0, whole genome shotgun sequence genome containing:
- the LOC112267476 gene encoding P2Y purinoceptor 2 — protein: MATFTNHSTNESSEQNCRCRFKEDFKYILLPVSYTLVFVIGLALNFTAMYVILFRTKLWKPSTVYMFNLTVCDTLYILTLPFLIYYYADENDWPFSEPFCKLIRFLFYANLYGSILFLCCISLHRFLGVCYPIRSLSWVSARRARLVSVAVWACVLMCQAPVLYFSRTRDEGTERVCFDTTSPELFHDFLVYSLVVSMLLFAFPFMVVMVCYGLMVRKLLEPTWGAGGSQSRGVGRIAPHRSKQKSVKMIIIVLAAFMLCFLPFHLTRSLYYFLRYLEQMDPSQVSCELLKASSLAYMVTRPLASANSCVDPVLYFMAGQGFRSNLGNKNPSIAKETRKRDGGPFEAALTVRRVNLCTE